From the Natronococcus sp. AD-5 genome, one window contains:
- a CDS encoding cupin domain-containing protein, producing MRQAKRDMPARIDTPDAIARQQMGFGDASRYGELSGEYFTLAAETDITPLLEGLEDDHCQCPHWGYVLEGTLTASYTDGSEDVTEAGELFYWPPGHTVRANDDSEIVMFSPQDEHAAVLEHMSAKLDGSA from the coding sequence ATGAGACAAGCTAAACGGGATATGCCAGCCAGGATCGACACGCCGGACGCCATCGCGCGCCAGCAGATGGGGTTCGGGGACGCGAGCCGGTACGGAGAGCTCAGCGGCGAATACTTCACGTTAGCTGCGGAGACGGATATCACGCCGCTCCTGGAGGGACTCGAGGACGATCACTGTCAGTGCCCTCACTGGGGATACGTCCTGGAGGGGACGCTCACCGCCAGCTACACGGACGGAAGCGAGGACGTAACCGAGGCCGGCGAACTGTTCTACTGGCCGCCGGGCCACACGGTTCGAGCGAACGACGACTCCGAGATCGTCATGTTCAGCCCGCAGGACGAACACGCTGCGGTCCTCGAACACATGTCGGCGAAACTGGACGGGAGTGCGTAA
- a CDS encoding aldehyde dehydrogenase family protein: protein MQEAFYEGDRYDVGDDILERHRSAADAVLSRDRYGHLIDGDWIDAADGEEGVTIDATTGEPLATVQIGSPADVDQAVEAAREAFDGSWGQLSPKQRAERLEEIADRVEDRKTEIAKIDSLEAGKPNLHALFVDCEVLIEQFRHFASLARSVDEGRVVPTGDEKHVFTRREPYGVVGAISAWNFPAMFVAWKLGPALAAGNAVVFKPSERAALSTLEIARLCDRVLPPGTINVVTGVGEEVGAAMTAHEGIDKLTLTGSHASGVATLENAARTITPASLELGGKSPNIVFPDADLEKAIEGTIVSIFFNSGQQCTAGSRLYLHEDVRDEFLDRLRDAVADLEVGDPLGPTTDVGPMIDHSHQATVREYVDAAIADGATLFAGGENEAIDDGLEGAPFVQPTVLTDVDDDDAVGCEEVFGPVLSVFEWSDREEVLRRANDTTYGLAAGVWTDDLRTAHEFAADLEAGTVWINTYNDLFDPAPHGGYKESGTGRELAEEALEDYSQVKTVKVNLGGVPKFG, encoded by the coding sequence ATGCAGGAGGCGTTTTACGAGGGAGATCGCTACGACGTCGGCGACGACATCCTCGAGCGCCACCGATCGGCGGCCGACGCGGTTCTCTCGCGGGATCGGTACGGACACCTGATCGACGGCGACTGGATCGACGCCGCCGACGGCGAGGAAGGCGTTACGATCGACGCGACCACGGGCGAGCCGCTCGCGACGGTCCAGATCGGCTCCCCGGCGGACGTTGATCAGGCCGTCGAGGCCGCGCGGGAGGCGTTCGACGGAAGCTGGGGCCAGCTCTCCCCCAAACAGCGCGCCGAACGCCTCGAGGAGATCGCCGATCGCGTCGAGGACCGGAAGACGGAGATCGCGAAGATCGACAGCCTCGAGGCGGGGAAGCCGAACCTCCACGCGCTGTTCGTCGACTGCGAAGTGCTGATCGAGCAGTTCCGACACTTCGCGTCGCTCGCGCGGTCGGTCGACGAGGGTCGCGTCGTGCCGACGGGCGACGAGAAGCACGTCTTCACGCGCCGCGAGCCCTACGGCGTCGTCGGCGCCATCTCCGCGTGGAACTTCCCCGCGATGTTCGTGGCGTGGAAACTCGGCCCGGCGCTGGCCGCCGGGAACGCCGTCGTCTTCAAACCGTCCGAACGAGCCGCGCTGTCGACGCTCGAGATCGCGCGTCTCTGCGACCGCGTCCTCCCGCCGGGGACGATCAACGTCGTTACGGGCGTCGGCGAGGAGGTCGGGGCGGCGATGACCGCCCACGAAGGCATCGACAAGCTGACCCTGACCGGCTCGCACGCGTCGGGGGTCGCCACGCTCGAGAACGCCGCCCGGACGATCACGCCGGCGTCGCTCGAACTCGGCGGGAAGAGCCCCAACATCGTCTTCCCCGACGCCGACCTCGAGAAGGCGATCGAGGGGACGATCGTGAGCATCTTCTTCAACTCCGGCCAGCAGTGTACCGCCGGATCGCGGCTCTACTTGCACGAGGACGTCCGCGACGAGTTCCTCGACCGACTCCGGGACGCGGTCGCGGACCTCGAGGTCGGCGATCCGCTCGGTCCGACGACCGACGTCGGGCCGATGATCGACCACTCCCATCAGGCGACCGTCCGCGAGTACGTTGACGCGGCGATCGCCGACGGCGCCACGCTGTTCGCCGGCGGCGAGAACGAGGCGATCGACGACGGCCTCGAGGGAGCGCCGTTCGTCCAGCCGACGGTGCTGACCGACGTCGACGACGACGACGCCGTCGGCTGCGAGGAGGTGTTCGGTCCCGTCCTGTCCGTCTTCGAGTGGAGCGATCGCGAGGAGGTCCTTCGTCGCGCGAACGACACGACGTACGGCCTCGCGGCGGGCGTCTGGACCGACGACCTCCGGACGGCCCACGAGTTCGCCGCCGACCTCGAGGCTGGGACGGTCTGGATCAACACCTACAACGACCTCTTCGATCCGGCGCCCCACGGCGGCTACAAGGAAAGCGGTACGGGTCGCGAACTCGCCGAGGAAGCGCTCGAGGACTACTCGCAGGTGAAGACGGTCAAGGTGAACCTCGGCGGGGTTCCGAAGTTCGGCTGA
- a CDS encoding zinc-dependent alcohol dehydrogenase family protein — protein MKAVVFQGANEPLEVREVDRPTCEDHGVVVETEACGVCRSDWHAWQGDWDWIGLIPTPGLIFGHEPVGRVVEVGDDVERFGEGDLVTNPFNLSDGTCPYCRAGRANICEKSVPMGFVSFQQGAFAEEYPVRNADQNLVPVSESVDPAEVAGLGCRFATAFHGVVHRVDVTPGDWVAVHGCGGVGLSAVHVASALGANVIAVDIVPDKLELARELGAVETVHVDVVDDVPQAVKSYTDMSRGVDVSIDALGIAKTVRNSIDSLGKGGQHLQIGMTTSEEGGEVAVPVDTMVTDEREFYGSYGMPPNEYDEIFKMIDGGKIDLGTIVTETCSLEEVPDVLDRLGEYDTMGIPVCTEF, from the coding sequence ATGAAAGCGGTAGTCTTCCAGGGCGCGAACGAACCGCTCGAGGTACGGGAGGTCGACCGACCGACGTGCGAGGACCACGGCGTCGTCGTCGAAACCGAGGCCTGTGGCGTCTGTCGAAGCGACTGGCACGCCTGGCAGGGCGACTGGGACTGGATCGGACTGATCCCCACGCCGGGGCTGATCTTCGGGCACGAGCCCGTCGGTCGCGTCGTCGAAGTCGGCGACGATGTCGAGCGCTTCGGCGAAGGCGACCTCGTGACGAATCCGTTCAACCTGAGCGACGGGACGTGTCCGTACTGTCGGGCGGGACGGGCGAACATCTGCGAGAAATCGGTCCCGATGGGGTTCGTCTCGTTCCAGCAGGGCGCGTTCGCCGAGGAGTATCCCGTTCGGAACGCCGACCAGAACCTCGTTCCCGTTTCCGAATCGGTCGATCCCGCCGAGGTCGCGGGCCTCGGCTGTCGGTTCGCGACCGCGTTCCACGGAGTCGTCCACCGCGTGGACGTCACCCCCGGCGACTGGGTCGCGGTCCACGGCTGCGGCGGCGTCGGCCTCTCCGCGGTTCACGTCGCCAGCGCGCTCGGCGCCAACGTCATCGCCGTCGACATCGTCCCCGACAAACTCGAGCTGGCCCGGGAACTGGGCGCCGTCGAGACGGTCCACGTCGACGTCGTCGACGACGTTCCGCAGGCCGTCAAGTCGTACACCGACATGAGCCGCGGCGTCGACGTCTCGATCGACGCGCTCGGAATCGCGAAGACGGTCCGCAACTCGATCGATTCGCTCGGCAAGGGTGGTCAACACCTCCAGATCGGAATGACGACCTCAGAGGAGGGCGGCGAAGTGGCCGTTCCGGTCGACACCATGGTCACCGACGAACGCGAGTTCTACGGCTCCTACGGCATGCCTCCGAACGAGTACGACGAGATCTTCAAGATGATCGACGGCGGGAAGATCGATCTCGGAACGATCGTCACCGAAACCTGCTCGCTCGAGGAGGTTCCCGACGTGCTGGATCGACTCGGGGAGTACGATACGATGGGAATCCCCGTCTGTACCGAGTTCTAA
- a CDS encoding EamA family transporter has protein sequence MDDETVGIGLVLTSAIGFGTLGIFGVIAAEEGLSIPTVLALRFSLAAVVVWAVLWLRGRFRVLTGRTLAIALALGGIGYATQSGLYFLGLEFMTAGMVAIVLYTYPAFVVCIVAITNPDRVTRVVMLALGLSIGGVALITGADPAGVDPRGVAVVLGAALAYSLYIVVSQRALTAVDAEILTAFVLPAAAVTFVGFGIGTNTLALPGSASGWGVALAIAIFATVVPVLTFFAGIARIGASRASIISTAEPGVTVALGALVLGEPVTIVTIVGGTLVVAGVILIQRENA, from the coding sequence ATGGACGATGAAACGGTCGGGATCGGACTCGTGCTCACCTCCGCGATCGGGTTCGGCACGCTCGGCATCTTCGGCGTCATCGCCGCAGAAGAGGGCCTTTCGATCCCGACGGTCCTCGCGCTTCGGTTCAGCCTCGCGGCGGTCGTCGTCTGGGCGGTCCTCTGGCTGCGGGGCCGGTTTCGCGTTCTCACCGGTCGGACGCTCGCGATCGCACTCGCGCTCGGCGGGATCGGCTACGCCACGCAGAGCGGACTCTACTTCCTGGGACTCGAGTTCATGACCGCCGGGATGGTCGCGATCGTCCTCTACACCTATCCCGCGTTCGTCGTCTGTATCGTCGCGATCACGAACCCGGACCGGGTGACGAGGGTCGTGATGCTCGCGCTCGGTCTGTCGATCGGCGGCGTCGCGCTCATTACCGGCGCGGACCCGGCTGGCGTCGATCCTCGAGGCGTCGCGGTCGTCCTCGGTGCGGCGCTCGCGTATTCGCTGTACATCGTCGTGAGTCAGCGGGCGCTCACGGCGGTCGACGCCGAGATACTGACGGCGTTCGTGCTGCCCGCTGCGGCCGTGACTTTCGTCGGGTTCGGAATCGGGACGAACACGCTCGCGCTGCCCGGCAGCGCGAGCGGCTGGGGAGTCGCGCTCGCCATCGCGATTTTCGCGACGGTGGTGCCCGTCCTCACCTTTTTCGCCGGCATTGCGAGGATCGGAGCGAGCCGGGCGAGCATCATCAGTACCGCCGAACCCGGCGTCACCGTCGCGCTCGGCGCGCTCGTGCTCGGAGAGCCCGTCACGATCGTGACGATCGTCGGCGGGACGCTCGTCGTCGCGGGCGTCATCCTCATTCAGCGGGAAAACGCCTGA
- a CDS encoding aminopeptidase, which produces MEDDGQEKRGTYIGDVKPEEVGDEGRLNPTPEQHERLKNGLHGELFTDIRRADRRYLVIGRGSGEPGERRRKVCELLDERRGAIAFRLEDFGFTGDELDLWAPAFDILSEMSSSTVGVLEDYDGGHVWELGYLYRYQTTVRNAFWMLKRVYDGEAEMRERYDNGMAASHLTALEEAVSDRVITWEHPEDLPEAVKSIP; this is translated from the coding sequence ATGGAGGACGACGGACAGGAGAAGCGAGGGACGTACATCGGCGACGTCAAGCCGGAGGAGGTAGGCGACGAAGGCCGACTGAATCCGACTCCGGAACAGCACGAGCGGCTGAAGAACGGACTGCACGGCGAGTTGTTTACCGACATCCGGCGCGCCGATCGCCGGTACCTGGTTATCGGTCGCGGCTCCGGCGAGCCGGGCGAACGGCGCCGGAAGGTTTGCGAGCTCCTCGACGAGCGCAGGGGAGCGATCGCGTTCCGACTCGAGGACTTCGGCTTCACCGGCGACGAACTGGATCTGTGGGCTCCCGCGTTCGACATCCTCTCCGAGATGTCGTCGTCCACCGTGGGCGTCCTCGAGGACTACGACGGCGGGCACGTCTGGGAGCTCGGATATCTCTACCGCTACCAGACGACCGTCCGGAACGCGTTCTGGATGCTGAAACGCGTCTACGACGGCGAAGCGGAGATGCGCGAACGCTACGACAACGGGATGGCGGCGTCCCACCTGACCGCGCTCGAGGAAGCGGTCAGCGATCGGGTTATCACGTGGGAACACCCCGAGGATCTTCCGGAAGCGGTGAAATCGATCCCGTGA